A region of Spodoptera frugiperda isolate SF20-4 chromosome 26, AGI-APGP_CSIRO_Sfru_2.0, whole genome shotgun sequence DNA encodes the following proteins:
- the LOC118264550 gene encoding inactive pancreatic lipase-related protein 1-like isoform X2, with product MFPIVLLLLYKLAVLEKYGPLSFALKMVKCEHSRDLNLDVSGIDVYFYDFQNDIAESFPINEAAQRILDLKDLDKVKKFFMFVGGFKSHINKNTEERVRNAFREFPNSYLIIIDHSAYTNDRQGKKKSYERSVKYVYYIGRQLAQMLVGLHEGGISPKTIHCIGHSLGSQMLAHVGEIFFEATGEKIARITALDPAGPCFSNSLIQEQIRAGVADYVEVYHCNAGGLGTTSVLGDVDFFVNKGGSQPNCGTALIPGIIDSSISAKCNHKTCVTMWTASVTNPEGYKAYKCDKYKHFKGGMCSLNDRAIAGFWNPGNATGVYYFSTEGYDLS from the exons ATGTTTCCTATTGTATTACTTCTATTATACAAACT AGCGGTTTTGGAGAAGTATGGACCTCTCAGCTTCGCTTTAAAGATGGTTAAAT GTGAACACAGCAGGGACCTAAACCTCGATGTCAGCGGCATTGACGTATACTTCTACGACTTTCAAAATGACATCGCTGAGTCCTTTCCTATCAACGAAGCTGCCCAAAGAATCCTCGACTTGAAGGACCTGGACAAAGTGAAGAAGTTCTTCATGTTCGTCGGTGGTTTCAAATCACACATCAACAAGAATACAGAAGAACGAGTGAGAAACGCCTTCAGAGAATTCCCCAACAGCTACCTGATCATCATCGACCACTCAGCCTACACCAACGACAGACAGGGCAAAAAGAAGAGCTACGAACGTTCAGTGAAATACGTCTACTACATTGGTAGACAGTTGGCCCAAATGTTGGTAGGTCTCCACGAAGGAGGAATTTCGCCCAAAACTATTCACTGCATTGGCCATAGCTTGGGCAGCCAAATGTTGGCCCATGTTGGTGAGATATTCTTTGAAGCTACAGGTGAGAAGATTGCACGGATAACTGCTTTGGACCCAGCTGGCCCTTGTTTCTCGAACAGTTTGATTCAGGAGCAGATCAGGGCAGGTGTAGCAGACTATGTTGAAGTATATCATTGCAATGCTGGTGGGTTAGGCACGACCAGTGTGCTAGGCGACGTAGATTTCTTCGTGAATAAAGGAGGATCTCAACCAAATTGTGGAACTGCTTTAATTCCTGGTATCATAGACTCCTCAATTTCTGCTAAATGTAATCATAAGACTTGTGTCACGATGTGGACAGCTTCTGTAACAAATCCTGAAGGATATAAAGCGTACAAATGTGATAAATATAAGCATTTTAAAGGTGGCATGTGTTCGTTGAATGATAGAGCTATTGCTGGGTTCTGGAACCCTGGTAACGCGACCggtgtatattatttttctactgAAGGTTATGATTTAAGTTAG
- the LOC118264840 gene encoding phospholipase A1 2-like, translated as MRVFSLYLFSFICLSGITNISGGKIGTDVLNWVVGLTTKCDVIRNETTDVSKLTVHFYDFQSKQYKSSLINKAAKDINKIDKNKKLYVFIGGFRTHIEHKTADLARETFKTINDSYLIIIDHQEYTNDASFTLFAYKKAVPYVPSIGKEVAKMLAQLNKKGIDAKRIHAIGHSLGSQILGYVGQNFFEMTNKRIARITALDPAGPCFSDRPREEQIRSGVADYVEVYHSDFGFLGTTSVLGDVDFFLNREKSEQPQCKEKSWLKKINYVSPKICSHSICVKAWMSTVAHKDRFEAIRCDSYELFKAGNCSRNAKTKASFWNHGGARGKYYITTKDFVTF; from the exons ATGCGTgtgtttagtttatatttattttcgttcaTTTGTTTGAGTGGGATCACCAATATCAGCGGCGGTAAGATTGGGACAGATGTGCTGAATTGGGTTGTGGGTCTGACTACAAAGT GTGACGTTATAAGAAACGAGACCACGGACGTCAGTAAGCTTACAGTCCATTTTTACGATTTCCAAAGTAAGCAATACAAGTCTTCTCTTATAAATAAAGCTGCaaaagatatcaataaaattgacaaaaacaAGAAGTTATATGTGTTTATCGGTGGTTTTAGAACACACATTGAACACAAGACGGCAGACCTAGCAAGAGAAACATTTAAAACCATCAACGACAGTTACCTAATTATCATCGACCATCAGGAATACACTAACGATGCTAGTTTCACACTATTTGCTTACAAAAAAGCCGTCCCTTACGTCCCCTCTATTGGGAAAGAAGTGGCAAAAATGCTGGCTCAACTCAACAAAAAAGGAATTGatgctaaacgcatccacgctATCGGCCACAGCTTGGGCAGCCAAATACTGGGCTATGTTGGGCAGAATTTCTTCGAAATGACCAATAAGAGAATCGCTAGGATTACAGCTCTAGACCCGGCTGGCCCTTGCTTCTCCGACCGTCCTAGAGAGGAGCAGATCAGATCTGGTGTGGCGGATTACGTTGAAGTATATCATAGTGACTTTGGTTTTCTCGGTACAACGAGTGTGCTGGGTGATGTAGACTTCTTTTTGAACAGAGAAAAATCAGAGCAACCACAATGTAAGGAGAAATCATGgttgaaaaaaattaattatgtatcacCGAAAATATGCAGCCACTCAATCTGTGTGAAAGCGTGGATGTCGACAGTTGCCCATAAGGACAGATTCGAGGCTATACGATGTGACTCATATGAATTGTTCAAAGCAGGGAATTGTTCTCGGAATGCCAAGACCAAAGCGAGCTTTTGGAATCATGGTGGTGCCAGAGGAAAATATTACATCACGACTAAAGATTTtgtgacattttaa
- the LOC118264550 gene encoding inactive pancreatic lipase-related protein 1-like isoform X1 has protein sequence MSPNIQIKMKFPVLCVFLIYFGFTRAVLEKYGPLSFALKMVKCEHSRDLNLDVSGIDVYFYDFQNDIAESFPINEAAQRILDLKDLDKVKKFFMFVGGFKSHINKNTEERVRNAFREFPNSYLIIIDHSAYTNDRQGKKKSYERSVKYVYYIGRQLAQMLVGLHEGGISPKTIHCIGHSLGSQMLAHVGEIFFEATGEKIARITALDPAGPCFSNSLIQEQIRAGVADYVEVYHCNAGGLGTTSVLGDVDFFVNKGGSQPNCGTALIPGIIDSSISAKCNHKTCVTMWTASVTNPEGYKAYKCDKYKHFKGGMCSLNDRAIAGFWNPGNATGVYYFSTEGYDLS, from the exons ATGTCtccaaatatacaaattaaaatgaaatttcctgtattgtgtgtttttttaatatattttggttttacCAGAGCGGTTTTGGAGAAGTATGGACCTCTCAGCTTCGCTTTAAAGATGGTTAAAT GTGAACACAGCAGGGACCTAAACCTCGATGTCAGCGGCATTGACGTATACTTCTACGACTTTCAAAATGACATCGCTGAGTCCTTTCCTATCAACGAAGCTGCCCAAAGAATCCTCGACTTGAAGGACCTGGACAAAGTGAAGAAGTTCTTCATGTTCGTCGGTGGTTTCAAATCACACATCAACAAGAATACAGAAGAACGAGTGAGAAACGCCTTCAGAGAATTCCCCAACAGCTACCTGATCATCATCGACCACTCAGCCTACACCAACGACAGACAGGGCAAAAAGAAGAGCTACGAACGTTCAGTGAAATACGTCTACTACATTGGTAGACAGTTGGCCCAAATGTTGGTAGGTCTCCACGAAGGAGGAATTTCGCCCAAAACTATTCACTGCATTGGCCATAGCTTGGGCAGCCAAATGTTGGCCCATGTTGGTGAGATATTCTTTGAAGCTACAGGTGAGAAGATTGCACGGATAACTGCTTTGGACCCAGCTGGCCCTTGTTTCTCGAACAGTTTGATTCAGGAGCAGATCAGGGCAGGTGTAGCAGACTATGTTGAAGTATATCATTGCAATGCTGGTGGGTTAGGCACGACCAGTGTGCTAGGCGACGTAGATTTCTTCGTGAATAAAGGAGGATCTCAACCAAATTGTGGAACTGCTTTAATTCCTGGTATCATAGACTCCTCAATTTCTGCTAAATGTAATCATAAGACTTGTGTCACGATGTGGACAGCTTCTGTAACAAATCCTGAAGGATATAAAGCGTACAAATGTGATAAATATAAGCATTTTAAAGGTGGCATGTGTTCGTTGAATGATAGAGCTATTGCTGGGTTCTGGAACCCTGGTAACGCGACCggtgtatattatttttctactgAAGGTTATGATTTAAGTTAG